In Hippocampus zosterae strain Florida chromosome 3, ASM2543408v3, whole genome shotgun sequence, a genomic segment contains:
- the LOC127597358 gene encoding LOW QUALITY PROTEIN: potassium voltage-gated channel subfamily KQT member 4-like (The sequence of the model RefSeq protein was modified relative to this genomic sequence to represent the inferred CDS: inserted 2 bases in 1 codon) encodes MSGDSSKLGFRNRIRMNNSRSAQVIRNKASPQAPGLAVRHSPNQENVPEAASPGKVQKSWSFNDRTRVRTSLRLKARPPVDVEGLGEDSVDDTGYCDIAMDEVIPAVKTLIRAVRILKFLVAKRKFKETLRPYDVXTGHLDMLGRIKSLQMRVDQIIGRGAVQADKKARPEKGEKTPPELESLDELSMMGRVVKVEKQIQSIEKSFFIFNAFTIIHSMHIHWSKHGIQMNFTFVEYELCRKSHLFLSKSGG; translated from the exons ATGTCGGGGGACAGCAGTAAACTGGGCTTCCGGAACAGGATCCGGATGAACAACTCCCGCTCGGCGCAGGTGATCCGGAACAAGGCATCGCCCCAGGCGCCCGGCCTGGCCGTGAGGCACTCGCCCAACCAGGAGAACGTCCCTGAGGCGGCCAGCCCCGGGAAGGTGCAGAAGAGCTGGAGCTTCAATGACCGCACTCGCGTTCGGACCTCGCTGCGGCTCAAAGCCAGGCCTCCCGTTGACGTGGAGGGTCTGGGAGAGGACAGCGTGGACGACACAGGCTACTGCGACATTGCCATGGACGAGGTCATTCCCGCCGTCAAGACGCTCATACGAGCCGTCAGGATTTTGAAGTTCCTGGTGGCCAAGAGGAAGTTCAAGGAGACGCTGCGTCCGTACGACGT AACGGGACACCTGGACATGCTGGGCCGTATCAAGAGCCTGCAGATGCGGGTGGACCAGATCATCGGGCGAGGCGCCGTCCAGGCCGATAAGAAGGCACGACCAGAAAAGGGCGAGAAGACGCCGCCGGAACTGGAGTCTCTGGATGAGCTGAGCatgatgggacgtgtggtcaaagtggagaaacagattcagtccatcgagaagtctttttttattttcaatgcctttacaatcatacattctatgcacatacactggtctaaacatggtattcagatgaattttacctttgtggaatatgaattatgtagaaaatctcacttgtttttatccaaatcagggggctaa